The proteins below are encoded in one region of Clostridium estertheticum:
- the recR gene encoding recombination mediator RecR: MDFYPVAIEKLIEEFAKLPGIGKKTAQRLALFVLNLPKEEVDEFAGALINARGTIKYCSVCGSFTDTDPCSICSNPNRDKSIICVVENPKDIMTMEKVREFNGVYHVLHGTISPMSGRGPEDIKLRELIRRINGEVEEVIVATNPNIEGEATAMYISKILKPLGAKVTRIAHGIPVGGDLEYIDEVTLSKALEGRKEI; the protein is encoded by the coding sequence TTGGATTTTTATCCAGTAGCAATTGAAAAACTTATAGAAGAATTCGCTAAACTTCCTGGAATAGGGAAAAAGACGGCCCAAAGGCTTGCATTATTTGTACTAAACCTTCCTAAGGAAGAAGTAGATGAGTTTGCTGGTGCACTTATAAATGCCAGAGGAACCATAAAATATTGCTCTGTATGTGGAAGTTTTACAGATACAGATCCATGTTCAATTTGTTCCAATCCTAATAGGGATAAGAGCATTATATGTGTAGTGGAAAATCCTAAAGATATTATGACTATGGAAAAAGTAAGGGAATTTAATGGGGTATATCATGTTCTTCATGGAACGATATCGCCAATGTCAGGACGAGGTCCTGAAGATATAAAATTAAGAGAACTTATAAGAAGAATTAATGGAGAAGTTGAGGAAGTAATAGTAGCAACTAATCCTAATATAGAAGGAGAAGCCACAGCTATGTATATATCTAAAATATTAAAACCATTAGGTGCAAAAGTCACAAGGATCGCACATGGAATTCCAGTTGGCGGCGATTTAGAATATATAGATGAAGTAACTCTTTCTAAAGCCTTAGAAGGAAGAAAAGAAATATAG
- the dnaX gene encoding DNA polymerase III subunit gamma/tau: MAYMALYREWRPRTFGDVVGQEHVTITLKNQINNERIAHAYLLCGTRGTGKTSTAKILAKAVNCLKSDNGEPCNECEMCKKINAGTAIDVTELDAASHNGVDNIRDIIEDVQYPPQEAKYKVYIIDEVHMLSIGAVNAFLKTLEEPPSNIIFILATTDPQKLPITILSRCQRFDFKRIKSSDIFDRLRKIVTEQGVFAEDNSLKLISRVSDGAMRDALSILDQAISMNEGSVEYDNVVEMLGLVTNESLIKLSDSIIDRNIETSIKGINDIVSSGKDVYVFIKDMTTHMRNLLMVKVSDNAYDILDMSSENIEILKKQAAAIRIEEIMRNIKILQDAEQQAKWSKQNRIYLELAVIKMCKIEYDTSKEVLLARVNKLEKIIKQGKITVACESITTRSNENSGSKIENKVKKKTEIRPVQIHNANSNLTVEIVKKSFKDILDMFKTRRHMVIYASLMTGEIVSCNGGVIELGYEKQYAFNKIRLEKEENKNVIEEIFSELLKEPVKIKYTIEAQEKEEKSPEDILKETFGEDIVEILDE, encoded by the coding sequence GTGGCGTATATGGCTTTATATAGAGAGTGGAGACCAAGAACTTTTGGAGATGTAGTAGGCCAAGAGCATGTCACTATAACTTTAAAAAACCAAATAAATAACGAGCGAATAGCTCATGCATATCTTTTGTGTGGTACAAGAGGGACTGGAAAAACTTCAACGGCTAAGATATTAGCCAAAGCAGTTAATTGTTTAAAATCGGATAATGGTGAACCTTGCAACGAATGTGAAATGTGTAAGAAGATAAATGCAGGAACAGCAATAGATGTTACAGAACTTGATGCGGCATCACATAATGGAGTAGATAACATCCGTGATATAATTGAAGATGTTCAGTATCCACCACAAGAGGCTAAGTATAAGGTCTACATTATAGATGAGGTTCATATGTTATCCATAGGGGCAGTTAATGCTTTCCTAAAAACACTAGAGGAGCCACCAAGTAACATAATATTTATATTAGCAACAACTGATCCTCAAAAACTGCCAATAACGATATTGTCAAGATGTCAAAGATTTGATTTTAAGAGAATAAAAAGTTCAGATATATTTGATAGGCTTAGAAAAATAGTTACAGAGCAAGGTGTTTTTGCAGAGGATAATAGTTTGAAATTAATATCAAGGGTCTCTGATGGAGCAATGAGAGATGCTCTAAGTATTCTAGATCAGGCAATATCAATGAATGAAGGCAGTGTAGAGTATGATAATGTTGTAGAAATGTTAGGTCTTGTAACTAACGAAAGTCTTATAAAGCTTTCGGATAGCATAATAGATAGAAATATAGAAACCTCAATAAAGGGGATAAATGATATAGTTTCTAGTGGCAAGGATGTATATGTATTTATAAAAGATATGACTACACATATGAGAAATCTTTTGATGGTTAAGGTAAGTGATAATGCTTATGATATTCTGGATATGTCTAGTGAAAATATAGAGATTTTAAAGAAGCAGGCGGCCGCTATTAGAATAGAAGAAATCATGAGGAACATAAAGATACTTCAGGATGCAGAGCAGCAAGCTAAATGGAGTAAACAAAATAGAATTTATTTAGAGCTTGCAGTTATTAAGATGTGTAAAATTGAATATGATACATCAAAAGAAGTTTTACTAGCTAGGGTAAATAAGTTAGAAAAAATAATAAAACAGGGTAAGATAACTGTTGCATGTGAAAGCATAACAACTAGATCTAATGAAAACAGTGGGTCTAAAATAGAAAATAAGGTAAAGAAAAAAACAGAAATAAGACCAGTGCAAATTCATAATGCTAATTCTAATTTAACAGTGGAAATTGTGAAAAAATCATTTAAAGATATCTTAGATATGTTTAAGACCCGAAGACACATGGTTATATACGCCTCTTTAATGACAGGAGAAATTGTATCTTGTAATGGAGGGGTAATAGAACTTGGTTATGAAAAGCAATATGCCTTTAATAAAATTAGGCTTGAAAAAGAGGAAAACAAAAATGTAATAGAAGAAATATTCTCAGAGCTACTAAAAGAACCAGTAAAAATAAAATATACTATAGAAGCGCAGGAGAAAGAGGAAAAATCACCAGAGGATATATTAAAAGAGACATTTGGAGAAGATATTGTGGAAATATTAGATGAATAG
- a CDS encoding phasin family protein, with protein MNNDIKNFFLAGLGSAAYTFEKATNLIDDFVQKGKLTLDEGKCLSEELKRTVKEKKEEEITLTKDKNTLTKEDMILLLKDMNFATKEDIENVNKRLANLETSHS; from the coding sequence TTGAATAATGATATAAAGAATTTTTTTCTCGCTGGACTAGGTTCTGCAGCATACACTTTTGAAAAGGCTACAAATTTAATAGATGATTTCGTACAAAAGGGTAAGCTTACACTAGATGAGGGTAAATGTTTATCTGAAGAACTAAAACGAACTGTAAAAGAAAAGAAAGAAGAAGAAATCACTTTGACAAAAGATAAGAACACTTTAACAAAAGAAGATATGATTTTACTTCTAAAGGATATGAATTTTGCAACTAAAGAAGATATTGAAAATGTAAATAAAAGATTGGCAAATTTAGAAACAAGTCACTCATAA
- a CDS encoding PTS fructose transporter subunit IIC, with protein sequence MKFVAITSCPTGIAHTYMAAEALSMAGEEMGIEIKVETQGSVGAENQLTEAEIREARVVIIAADTNVSKERFEGKTIIEVGVKDAIKDAKGLIQKAIDIKLEDKNTSKQGSEKKEEKVERKGFYKHLMTGVSYMIPFVAAGGILIALSFAFGIYAFKVPGSIAEALKTIGGGNAMALMYPILAGFIAFSIADRPGLVPGMVGGMLAATVGAAFLGAMAAGFIAGYTVVFLKKIIKLPKSLQGLMPVIILPVLSTMVVGLVMIYVIGKPVSALTMVMSKYLTNLSGANAGLLGIILGLMMAFDMGGPFNKAAYTFGVSTLVAGHASMIMAAVMAAGMTPPIGIALATVIAKKKFTSEERESGKAAWALGASFITEGAIPFAVADPLKIIPSTMAGAAVAGALSMIFKSAIIAPHGGIFLLFIPHAVTNLGGYIVAILAGAIVTGVMVSILKKDVVLKEVK encoded by the coding sequence ATGAAATTCGTAGCAATTACTTCATGTCCAACAGGAATAGCACATACTTATATGGCAGCTGAGGCTCTTTCAATGGCTGGAGAAGAAATGGGTATTGAGATTAAAGTAGAAACTCAGGGGTCTGTAGGAGCAGAGAATCAATTGACAGAAGCTGAAATAAGAGAAGCAAGAGTTGTAATAATTGCGGCTGATACCAATGTTTCAAAGGAACGTTTTGAAGGGAAGACTATAATTGAAGTTGGGGTAAAAGATGCAATTAAAGATGCAAAGGGTCTTATACAGAAAGCAATAGACATAAAATTAGAAGATAAAAACACTTCAAAACAAGGGAGCGAAAAAAAAGAAGAAAAGGTTGAAAGAAAAGGTTTTTATAAGCACCTTATGACAGGGGTTTCTTATATGATTCCTTTTGTAGCAGCGGGAGGTATTTTAATTGCACTTTCTTTTGCTTTTGGAATATATGCATTTAAAGTGCCGGGATCTATAGCTGAAGCCTTAAAGACTATTGGTGGCGGTAATGCCATGGCACTTATGTATCCAATACTTGCAGGGTTTATAGCATTCTCTATAGCAGATAGACCTGGCCTTGTACCGGGTATGGTTGGTGGTATGCTAGCGGCAACGGTAGGTGCTGCATTTCTAGGTGCAATGGCAGCAGGGTTCATAGCTGGTTATACTGTAGTTTTCTTAAAGAAAATAATAAAATTACCAAAATCATTGCAAGGTTTAATGCCAGTTATAATATTGCCAGTTTTATCTACGATGGTAGTAGGACTTGTAATGATATATGTTATTGGAAAACCCGTAAGTGCTTTAACTATGGTAATGTCAAAATACTTAACTAATTTAAGTGGAGCAAACGCAGGACTTCTCGGAATTATTCTTGGTTTAATGATGGCTTTTGATATGGGTGGACCATTTAATAAAGCAGCATATACTTTCGGAGTATCTACTTTAGTGGCAGGACATGCTTCTATGATAATGGCAGCAGTAATGGCGGCAGGAATGACTCCTCCAATAGGAATTGCACTTGCAACAGTAATAGCAAAAAAGAAATTCACATCAGAAGAAAGGGAATCAGGAAAAGCTGCTTGGGCATTAGGGGCTTCATTTATAACTGAAGGTGCAATACCATTTGCTGTAGCAGATCCACTTAAAATCATACCTTCAACAATGGCAGGTGCTGCAGTTGCAGGAGCATTATCTATGATATTTAAGTCGGCTATAATAGCTCCACATGGTGGTATATTTCTCTTATTTATCCCTCATGCAGTTACTAATTTAGGCGGATATATAGTAGCAATACTAGCTGGTGCAATAGTAACTGGAGTTATGGTTTCAATATTAAAGAAGGATGTTGTTTTAAAAGAAGTAAAATAA
- a CDS encoding (2Fe-2S)-binding protein: MENNINSKVLDKLTKICLCKVISKATIKKAIKNGAKTLEDVQKVTGAGSGGCRGHRCTPMIEDILKQELEKEN, translated from the coding sequence ATGGAAAATAATATAAATAGTAAAGTCTTAGATAAACTTACCAAAATATGCTTATGTAAAGTTATATCAAAGGCTACAATAAAAAAGGCTATAAAAAATGGTGCAAAAACATTAGAAGATGTTCAAAAAGTAACAGGAGCGGGATCAGGTGGATGTAGAGGTCATAGATGTACACCTATGATAGAGGACATTCTAAAACAAGAATTAGAGAAAGAAAACTAA
- a CDS encoding nucleoside deaminase, with protein sequence MKEYFIHEALKEAKRSLLLNEVPVGVVIVKDNKIIARAHNLRETMQDATAHAEVLAIKEACIVLNSWRLTGCDMYVTLEPCPMCAGAILQSRISKLYIGIFDPSVGACGSVINVIQNDDLNHWTEINWLYNEECGNLLTDFFKDKR encoded by the coding sequence ATGAAAGAATATTTTATTCATGAAGCATTAAAAGAAGCTAAAAGATCATTATTACTAAATGAAGTGCCTGTAGGTGTGGTAATAGTAAAAGATAATAAAATAATTGCTAGAGCACATAATTTAAGGGAAACAATGCAGGATGCCACTGCCCATGCAGAAGTTTTGGCTATAAAAGAAGCTTGCATAGTTTTAAATAGTTGGAGATTAACAGGATGTGATATGTATGTAACTTTAGAACCATGCCCGATGTGTGCAGGTGCTATATTACAGTCTAGGATAAGCAAACTATATATAGGTATTTTCGATCCTAGTGTAGGAGCTTGTGGTTCCGTCATTAATGTTATTCAAAATGATGACTTAAATCATTGGACAGAAATAAATTGGTTATATAATGAGGAATGTGGTAATTTATTAACTGATTTTTTTAAAGATAAAAGATAG
- a CDS encoding PTS sugar transporter subunit IIA: protein MNITELLNVNLIKLELTSKTKEDVIIEMATILDENGKLLDKDKYVKAVQDREKEFSTGIGMGIAIPHGKSSGVKEAALVFGRSTNGIDYQSMDDELANIFFLIAVPEESSDEHLKILSQISRKLMHKDLRESLMKASSPEEIITLLEK, encoded by the coding sequence ATGAATATAACTGAATTATTAAATGTTAATCTAATTAAACTTGAACTTACTAGCAAAACAAAAGAGGATGTAATTATAGAGATGGCAACAATATTGGATGAAAATGGAAAGTTGCTAGACAAAGATAAATATGTAAAAGCCGTACAAGATAGAGAAAAAGAATTTTCAACAGGAATAGGAATGGGTATAGCAATTCCTCACGGTAAAAGTAGTGGAGTTAAAGAGGCAGCATTAGTATTTGGACGAAGTACTAATGGAATTGATTATCAATCTATGGATGATGAATTAGCTAATATATTCTTTTTAATAGCAGTACCTGAAGAATCAAGTGATGAGCATTTAAAGATATTAAGCCAGATTTCAAGAAAATTAATGCATAAGGATCTAAGAGAGAGCTTAATGAAAGCAAGTAGTCCTGAAGAAATAATTACTTTATTAGAGAAATAG
- the pfkB gene encoding 1-phosphofructokinase, with product MIITVTLNPAIDKTIEIDDFKIGNVNRISSTRVDVGGKGINVSKVIKELKYKSLALGFVGGTSGNQIKDYLNDSNINNDFLSVNGETRTNIKIFDKVNNTHTDINENGPSVTLDDINNIKGKIMEYCDEESLVILSGSVPIGASSSIYGDIIKDIKNKGGKVILDADGDMLMQGIKAGPYIVKPNVEELEKAFGISIDNEEKIIQTAKKILKYGVKFVVISQGSEGSLVISTDKIAKVVGLKVEVKSTVGAGDSMVAAMAVGTQNNYGFEETMKLACATSAANVMTEGTQTGRLIDIEKLKKQVTIKYL from the coding sequence ATGATAATAACAGTGACATTAAATCCAGCAATAGACAAAACTATTGAAATAGATGACTTTAAAATTGGTAATGTCAATAGAATCTCATCCACAAGAGTTGATGTTGGGGGAAAAGGAATTAATGTATCTAAAGTTATTAAGGAATTAAAGTATAAAAGCTTAGCGTTAGGGTTTGTAGGTGGAACTAGTGGAAATCAAATAAAAGATTATTTAAATGATTCAAACATTAATAATGATTTTTTATCTGTAAATGGAGAAACTAGGACTAATATAAAAATATTTGATAAAGTTAATAACACACATACCGATATAAATGAGAACGGTCCTAGTGTAACGTTAGATGATATCAATAATATAAAAGGTAAGATTATGGAATATTGTGATGAGGAATCTTTAGTAATCCTTTCAGGTAGTGTGCCAATTGGAGCAAGCAGTAGCATATACGGTGATATTATTAAAGATATAAAAAATAAGGGCGGTAAGGTTATATTGGATGCGGATGGCGATATGCTAATGCAGGGAATAAAAGCTGGTCCTTATATAGTGAAACCAAATGTTGAAGAGCTTGAAAAGGCATTTGGCATTAGCATTGATAACGAAGAGAAAATTATTCAAACTGCTAAAAAAATATTAAAGTATGGAGTTAAATTTGTAGTAATTTCGCAAGGATCAGAAGGTTCATTAGTTATAAGTACTGATAAAATCGCAAAGGTAGTTGGCCTAAAGGTAGAAGTTAAAAGTACAGTCGGGGCTGGAGATTCAATGGTTGCGGCAATGGCTGTAGGAACCCAGAACAACTATGGTTTTGAAGAAACTATGAAACTTGCTTGTGCAACCAGTGCTGCTAATGTAATGACTGAGGGGACTCAGACGGGAAGGTTAATTGATATAGAGAAGCTAAAAAAACAAGTTACTATAAAATATCTATAA
- a CDS encoding NAD(+) diphosphatase, giving the protein MRFIYCPICGTKLIEKDSWDEGAVPYCPVDDNMYFDTPKPCVVVAVMKGKEILLLKQNYTFKNSKVLVSGYVTNGESVEETVYREVKEETGITVGKIKYLGSDYLASKEIIMLTFMAKYVEGNIKKSPEVDWADWENIDDAICEMSEDEIGKRVVRKLLKEINYTGEKAYRCDIK; this is encoded by the coding sequence TTGAGATTTATATATTGTCCAATTTGTGGAACAAAATTAATTGAAAAAGATAGTTGGGATGAAGGGGCAGTTCCATATTGCCCTGTTGATGATAATATGTATTTTGACACACCTAAACCATGCGTAGTAGTTGCAGTTATGAAGGGTAAAGAAATCTTACTTCTCAAACAAAATTATACTTTTAAAAATTCAAAGGTATTAGTATCGGGATATGTAACTAATGGAGAATCTGTTGAAGAGACTGTATATAGAGAAGTTAAAGAAGAAACAGGAATAACTGTTGGAAAAATTAAATATTTGGGGAGTGATTATTTAGCTTCTAAAGAAATTATAATGCTAACATTTATGGCTAAGTATGTTGAAGGAAATATAAAGAAATCGCCTGAAGTTGATTGGGCTGATTGGGAAAACATAGATGATGCTATATGTGAAATGAGTGAAGATGAAATAGGTAAGAGAGTTGTAAGAAAATTATTAAAGGAGATTAATTATACTGGCGAAAAGGCTTATAGATGCGATATAAAGTAA
- a CDS encoding pro-sigmaK processing inhibitor BofA family protein, with protein sequence MDVALYFLIGIVGMLIVVKLFSWPLKILVKLILNCVFGVLLLLLANFVGITIPINAVTAIISGFLGVPGVIFIIIFQKLM encoded by the coding sequence ATGGACGTTGCATTATATTTTTTAATTGGTATAGTAGGTATGCTAATTGTGGTCAAGCTTTTTTCTTGGCCACTGAAAATATTAGTTAAATTAATATTGAATTGCGTTTTTGGTGTCTTACTTTTGCTACTTGCGAACTTCGTAGGAATAACTATTCCAATTAATGCTGTAACGGCAATAATCTCAGGTTTTTTAGGAGTGCCGGGAGTAATATTTATAATAATTTTTCAAAAATTAATGTGA
- the lgt gene encoding prolipoprotein diacylglyceryl transferase, whose protein sequence is MDPIAFNIFGLDIRWYGIFIAIGMMVGITLANFTCRLKSLDYDEFLNIVLISFPMAIIGARAYYVIFEFSQYKDNLIGVFNIRQGGLAIHGGIIFGMITAYIYTRYKKESLLKFVDVAAPSIIIAQAIGRWGNFFNSEAHGGPVTQGFISIFPNFIQKGMLIDGVYYQPTFLYESIWNVAVGLLLIYLLTKALKRGTVFFTYIGLYSLGRFFIEGLRTDSLMLGSIRIAQLISLSGIALWIIFIVINYRKRNSHY, encoded by the coding sequence ATGGATCCAATAGCTTTTAATATATTTGGATTAGATATTAGATGGTACGGCATATTTATTGCAATAGGAATGATGGTCGGAATTACATTAGCTAATTTTACTTGTAGGTTAAAAAGCCTTGATTATGATGAGTTTTTAAATATTGTACTAATATCTTTTCCTATGGCTATTATTGGAGCTAGAGCTTATTATGTGATTTTTGAATTTAGTCAATATAAAGATAACTTAATAGGCGTCTTTAATATACGCCAAGGTGGGCTAGCTATTCATGGTGGGATTATATTTGGGATGATAACAGCATATATATATACAAGATATAAAAAAGAGAGTTTGTTAAAATTTGTGGATGTGGCAGCGCCATCTATAATTATCGCTCAAGCTATAGGAAGATGGGGAAATTTCTTTAATAGTGAAGCTCATGGTGGGCCAGTTACTCAGGGATTTATAAGTATATTCCCGAATTTCATACAAAAAGGTATGTTAATAGATGGAGTGTATTATCAACCAACTTTTCTTTATGAATCAATATGGAATGTGGCAGTAGGTCTATTATTAATTTATTTATTAACAAAGGCATTAAAGCGTGGTACAGTCTTTTTCACTTATATAGGATTATATTCTTTAGGGAGATTTTTTATAGAAGGATTAAGAACTGATAGTTTAATGCTAGGGAGTATAAGAATAGCTCAGCTAATAAGCTTATCAGGTATTGCTTTATGGATTATTTTTATTGTTATAAATTATAGAAAAAGAAACTCGCATTATTAA
- a CDS encoding hydrolase, whose translation MEKEVKEKTMYQKAPQITGNLRRHMIELPTAIRDATGIVIFGKRLKSFVFTTDVAVIRNTNADAIIAVYPFTPQPIITEALVLAADVPVFCGVGGGITTGKRVTNLALDAEFKGAMGIVVNSPISNEVITQVRETIDIPIIVTVVSEFEDIEARIRAGATIINVSGAKKTAYIVSKIREKHPNFPIIATGGPNNETIRETIRAGANAITYTPPIVADILNEIMIKYRTIYKTEDNENNENNENNI comes from the coding sequence ATGGAAAAAGAAGTTAAAGAAAAAACTATGTATCAAAAAGCGCCTCAGATAACAGGAAATTTGAGGAGACACATGATAGAGCTACCAACGGCTATTAGAGATGCCACTGGGATTGTAATATTTGGTAAAAGATTAAAATCTTTTGTTTTTACTACAGATGTAGCTGTTATAAGAAATACAAACGCTGATGCAATTATTGCAGTATATCCATTTACACCTCAGCCTATAATAACGGAAGCCTTGGTACTTGCTGCTGATGTACCAGTATTTTGTGGTGTTGGAGGAGGAATTACTACTGGGAAGAGAGTAACAAATTTAGCATTAGATGCTGAATTTAAAGGTGCAATGGGGATAGTTGTTAATAGTCCAATATCTAATGAAGTTATAACACAGGTAAGGGAAACTATAGATATTCCAATAATAGTTACAGTTGTATCAGAATTTGAAGACATAGAGGCGCGAATAAGAGCAGGAGCTACTATAATTAATGTTTCAGGCGCTAAAAAAACGGCTTATATAGTTAGTAAAATAAGAGAAAAACATCCTAACTTTCCAATAATTGCAACTGGAGGCCCCAATAATGAAACTATAAGAGAAACTATAAGAGCTGGTGCGAATGCAATTACGTATACGCCACCAATAGTAGCGGATATATTAAATGAAATAATGATTAAGTACAGAACGATTTACAAGACAGAAGATAATGAAAACAATGAAAATAATGAAAATAATATTTAA
- a CDS encoding DUF2508 family protein, which translates to MNRKKIIEILLSTTKYTPEQKDIIMQLEEAKLEWESSKEYFQVVDDPKLVDYAIYREDQSRARYIYFLLEARRKDVTIDASYMIEDLDAINK; encoded by the coding sequence ATGAATAGGAAAAAAATAATTGAAATATTACTGTCAACTACAAAATATACACCGGAGCAGAAAGATATTATTATGCAATTAGAAGAAGCTAAACTTGAATGGGAAAGTTCAAAGGAATATTTTCAAGTAGTAGATGACCCTAAACTTGTAGATTATGCAATTTATAGAGAAGATCAATCTAGAGCTAGATACATATATTTTTTATTAGAGGCTAGAAGAAAAGATGTAACTATAGATGCTAGTTATATGATTGAAGATCTAGATGCTATTAATAAATAG
- a CDS encoding YbaB/EbfC family nucleoid-associated protein yields the protein MAKGGFPGMGGNMNSLMKQAQKFQKQMEDMQKDLGDKKFEASSGGGAVTAVANGKRQLVEVKIKPEVVDPDDIEMLEDLIMSACNEALKKAEDESSNEMGKLTGGMNMPGMF from the coding sequence ATGGCAAAAGGCGGATTTCCAGGTATGGGTGGAAATATGAATAGTTTAATGAAACAAGCTCAAAAATTTCAAAAACAAATGGAAGATATGCAAAAGGATTTAGGAGATAAGAAATTTGAAGCATCTTCTGGTGGTGGAGCAGTAACTGCAGTAGCTAACGGGAAAAGGCAACTTGTTGAAGTGAAAATAAAACCAGAAGTAGTAGATCCAGATGATATTGAAATGCTTGAGGATCTAATTATGAGCGCTTGTAATGAAGCATTGAAGAAGGCCGAAGATGAGTCAAGTAATGAAATGGGTAAGTTAACAGGCGGAATGAATATGCCAGGAATGTTTTAA
- a CDS encoding DeoR/GlpR family DNA-binding transcription regulator produces MFPEERKSKILNSLNKYGKVKVCDLSQQYEVSEVTIRRDLQELEEDKMIKRVHGGAVLNGNTKFEPTFSEKIDKFYDEKESIGKLAASIIVDGDTIALDAGTTTISIARQITAKNITVLTNSVDVAYELAKKRDVEVIITGGTLRWETRAMVGPVADNALKNFRVDKVFIGTNGICISNGLTTPNIIEANTKREMMKIADQTIVVCDHTKFGTVYFAKIVNLDSVDIIITDNQIDNNIIEEFEEKGVKIMKAK; encoded by the coding sequence ATGTTTCCTGAAGAAAGAAAATCAAAAATATTAAATAGCTTGAATAAATATGGAAAAGTAAAAGTGTGCGATTTATCTCAGCAATATGAAGTGTCAGAAGTCACCATTAGACGTGACCTTCAAGAGCTAGAAGAAGATAAAATGATTAAAAGAGTACATGGTGGGGCAGTACTAAATGGGAATACTAAATTTGAACCTACTTTTTCAGAAAAAATAGATAAGTTTTATGATGAGAAAGAATCTATTGGAAAGCTTGCAGCATCAATTATAGTAGATGGAGATACAATAGCACTAGATGCAGGCACAACAACCATTAGCATTGCTAGGCAAATAACAGCTAAAAATATAACTGTTTTAACAAATTCTGTGGATGTAGCCTATGAGCTTGCTAAAAAAAGAGATGTTGAAGTTATTATTACTGGAGGTACACTTAGGTGGGAAACAAGAGCAATGGTAGGACCAGTTGCAGATAATGCACTTAAAAATTTTAGGGTAGATAAGGTCTTTATAGGAACTAATGGTATTTGTATTAGTAATGGTTTAACTACTCCAAATATTATTGAGGCTAACACAAAGCGAGAAATGATGAAAATTGCAGATCAAACTATAGTAGTATGTGATCATACTAAATTTGGAACAGTCTACTTTGCGAAAATAGTCAATTTAGATAGTGTTGATATTATAATTACAGACAATCAAATAGACAACAACATCATTGAAGAGTTTGAAGAAAAGGGCGTAAAAATTATGAAAGCAAAATAA
- the sfsA gene encoding DNA/RNA nuclease SfsA, with protein sequence MIISKRVVIAEFIRRPNRFEAYVNLNGKEIIVHVPNTGRCKEILVPGSKVLLREELNPSRKTLYDLIGGYKGNKIINIDSQIPNKVVDEALKEQKIQKLVKYNIIQREKTFGNSRFDFKLSNNMGEEYYLEVKGVTFEVDAKSMFPDAPTQRGKKHLLELIEVKKIGIGAGVLFLIQMSDIENFSPYDEMDGAFGEALRFAYKSGVDIFVYECEVGENYITLSKSVEIVL encoded by the coding sequence ATGATTATAAGTAAAAGAGTAGTTATTGCAGAGTTTATTAGAAGACCAAATAGGTTTGAAGCTTATGTAAATCTTAATGGAAAAGAAATAATAGTACATGTTCCTAATACGGGAAGATGTAAAGAAATATTAGTTCCAGGATCTAAAGTTTTATTAAGAGAAGAGCTTAATCCAAGTAGAAAGACTTTATATGATTTAATTGGGGGATATAAAGGTAATAAAATTATTAACATAGATTCACAAATTCCTAATAAAGTTGTTGATGAAGCGTTAAAAGAGCAAAAGATACAAAAACTTGTAAAATATAATATAATACAGAGGGAAAAAACTTTTGGAAATAGTAGATTTGATTTTAAACTATCTAATAACATGGGTGAGGAGTATTATCTTGAAGTAAAAGGGGTAACATTTGAAGTAGATGCTAAAAGTATGTTTCCAGATGCGCCTACGCAGAGGGGAAAAAAACATTTATTGGAACTTATAGAAGTTAAAAAAATAGGAATAGGAGCTGGAGTGCTATTTCTTATTCAAATGAGTGATATAGAAAATTTCTCTCCTTATGATGAGATGGATGGAGCTTTTGGTGAAGCACTACGATTTGCATACAAAAGTGGTGTAGATATTTTTGTATACGAATGTGAAGTTGGTGAAAATTACATAACCTTAAGCAAATCTGTTGAGATTGTTTTATAA